In Alphaproteobacteria bacterium, a genomic segment contains:
- a CDS encoding phosphoenolpyruvate hydrolase family protein, with the protein MAKLPAAQAEILVHLPVCDANGAALAALDGIAKPNKNTHLALFAGDPFLHLPTVFRAAKRAGVEALATFPSAQLFDGETARAIATAGYGLSADLAFVRAAKAAGFATLALATDLAAAKALLADGATRVALHPGPATPDKRANKTAAAAIDAACAALKGAPVLVHRAAGYDTALDAACAKARGVVLPLGT; encoded by the coding sequence ATGGCGAAACTGCCGGCGGCGCAAGCGGAAATCCTTGTTCATTTGCCGGTGTGCGATGCGAACGGCGCCGCCCTCGCCGCACTCGACGGCATAGCGAAGCCGAACAAGAACACGCATCTCGCGTTGTTCGCGGGCGATCCTTTTTTACATCTGCCGACCGTGTTTCGCGCGGCCAAGCGGGCGGGTGTCGAAGCGCTCGCGACGTTTCCGTCGGCGCAACTCTTCGACGGCGAAACCGCGCGCGCCATCGCGACCGCCGGCTACGGCCTGAGCGCCGATCTCGCATTCGTGCGCGCGGCGAAGGCGGCGGGCTTCGCCACACTCGCCCTCGCGACCGATCTTGCCGCGGCCAAAGCGCTGCTGGCCGACGGCGCAACGCGCGTCGCCTTGCATCCCGGCCCTGCCACGCCGGACAAGCGCGCGAATAAAACAGCGGCGGCGGCGATCGACGCGGCATGCGCGGCGCTGAAGGGCGCCCCCGTTCTGGTCCATCGCGCCGCCGGCTATGACACCGCGCTCGACGCGGCGTGTGCGAAGGCGCGCGGCGTGGTGCTCCCCCTCGGAACTTAG
- a CDS encoding branched-chain amino acid ABC transporter permease produces the protein MTSQLALTIILNGLTLAALYFIVASGFSLIFGLMRTVNMAHGSLYMVGAYVGYALWEPLYDADAWYAWYVGVAMGMAAAAIVGVAMQRVVLGWMQGQELRQALVTIGLSIIIADQILAYYGGNPRQFFAPDAIFGASELPGIGRYPTFRLFQIGVAVVVGIGLWLLLNRTKVGLMIRAGVDDRDMLSACGVDVPKINIIVFALGAALAGLGGVIGATAQPLAQGVDGRFLLISLVVVIVGGMGSITGTAIGAILVGLAEQIGQALFPTYSVILTFVIMVVVLALRPQGIMGRLR, from the coding sequence GTGACGTCGCAACTCGCCCTGACGATCATATTGAACGGCCTGACTCTGGCGGCGCTGTATTTCATCGTCGCGAGCGGCTTCTCGTTGATCTTCGGCCTGATGCGCACGGTCAACATGGCGCATGGCTCGCTCTATATGGTCGGCGCCTATGTCGGTTACGCGCTGTGGGAGCCGCTTTACGACGCCGATGCGTGGTACGCGTGGTATGTCGGGGTCGCCATGGGCATGGCCGCCGCGGCGATCGTCGGCGTGGCGATGCAGCGCGTGGTGCTCGGCTGGATGCAAGGCCAGGAATTGCGACAAGCGCTGGTGACGATCGGCCTGTCGATCATCATCGCCGATCAGATCCTGGCTTATTACGGCGGCAATCCGCGCCAGTTCTTCGCGCCCGACGCGATTTTCGGCGCTTCCGAATTGCCCGGTATCGGCCGCTATCCGACATTCCGCTTGTTCCAGATCGGCGTCGCCGTCGTCGTCGGCATAGGGCTGTGGCTGCTTTTGAACCGCACCAAAGTCGGCTTGATGATCCGCGCGGGCGTCGACGATCGCGACATGTTGTCGGCCTGCGGCGTCGACGTGCCGAAGATCAACATCATCGTCTTCGCGCTGGGCGCAGCACTCGCCGGGCTCGGCGGCGTGATCGGCGCCACGGCGCAGCCGCTTGCCCAGGGCGTGGACGGGCGCTTCCTGTTGATCTCGCTGGTCGTCGTCATCGTCGGCGGCATGGGCTCGATCACGGGGACCGCGATCGGCGCGATCCTGGTGGGCCTTGCCGAACAGATCGGACAGGCGCTGTTCCCGACCTATTCAGTGATCCTCACCTTCGTCATCATGGTCGTCGTGCTGGCGCTGCGCCCGCAAGGCATCATGGGGCGGCTGCGATGA
- a CDS encoding branched-chain amino acid ABC transporter permease → MASAATLALLLLLPAILPELMPQNQARFWLANIFGRAIIYGIIAMSLIFLATYGGLVSLAQMSLAGVAGYVVAITINGAAPSIVGGLSYAAAIPLGIAAATLAALFVGLVSVRTRDIYLLMITLALAMGFFRFVETNLAWFNGYEGIRNVLGPTVFGLPFREPHVLYYVSLAVAVLLYAAVLYLVRSPFGLVLQGIRDNPRRVAALGYNVALHRIAAFGVAGFIAGCGGVLATIYNIGISPGSIGLGATVNVLIMSVIGGLGHPIGAFIGSLIFAFFDTFAASIYDRNRFNTLIGIVFLVIVLLSPDGVIGLAKRVGAFMRRD, encoded by the coding sequence ATGGCGTCGGCCGCGACGCTGGCGTTGCTGTTGCTGCTGCCGGCAATATTGCCGGAGTTGATGCCGCAGAATCAGGCGCGCTTCTGGCTCGCCAACATTTTCGGCCGCGCGATCATCTATGGCATTATCGCGATGTCGCTGATCTTCCTGGCGACCTATGGCGGTCTCGTCTCGCTGGCGCAGATGAGCCTCGCGGGTGTGGCCGGTTACGTCGTCGCGATCACGATCAACGGGGCGGCGCCCAGCATCGTCGGCGGTTTGTCCTACGCGGCGGCGATCCCGCTGGGGATCGCGGCGGCGACGCTGGCGGCGCTGTTCGTCGGCCTCGTCTCCGTCCGCACGCGCGACATCTATCTGCTGATGATTACGTTGGCTTTGGCGATGGGCTTCTTCCGCTTCGTCGAAACCAATCTCGCCTGGTTCAACGGCTACGAAGGGATTCGCAACGTGTTGGGGCCGACGGTCTTCGGCCTGCCGTTCCGCGAACCGCATGTCCTCTATTACGTGTCGCTGGCCGTCGCCGTGCTGCTCTATGCGGCCGTGCTCTATCTCGTGCGCTCGCCCTTCGGCTTGGTGCTGCAAGGGATCCGCGACAATCCGCGCCGCGTGGCGGCGCTGGGCTACAACGTCGCACTCCATCGCATCGCCGCGTTCGGCGTGGCGGGGTTCATCGCCGGCTGCGGCGGCGTGCTGGCGACGATCTACAATATCGGGATTTCGCCAGGCTCCATCGGCTTGGGCGCCACGGTCAACGTGCTGATCATGAGCGTGATCGGCGGCCTCGGCCATCCGATCGGCGCCTTCATCGGCTCGCTGATCTTCGCCTTTTTCGACACGTTCGCGGCGTCGATCTACGACCGCAACCGCTTCAACACGCTGATCGGAATCGTCTTCCTCGTCATCGTGCTGCTCTCGCCCGACGGCGTGATCGGCCTCGCCAAACGCGTGGGGGCGTTCATGCGGCGCGATTGA
- a CDS encoding ABC transporter substrate-binding protein → MSLRLSRRSALKGAGALALTAAATGAIKAPAIAQNTPIRLGSVTTLEGPFATGGQDAYRAMEMLLQADNFTIGGRRIEWTRESSNAQADVALARARKLIEQDNVDIIVGPLSGAEGIALKDYSATLTGKTIVNGSSGASDTTLRNPSRNFFRFNTDGTQWMAGLGNYVRRTLNVSEVTVVAGDYAFPYAQVFGFSLEYCRAGGKVNYLWSPLGTTDFASQIAQIPRSSGALVVVHGGTDGLAFMTQYAQAGGNLPIIGGSIMADQTMLSARGPHRRLMVGMVASGPMADVIDDPMWTDFVARYKRMPNAFPSPSIHAVNYSTNLMGVIRALKEVNGDLSNNQAAFQRALAAQKFKAPTGADVSLDHNRQAVSDIFLTKIEERGGAPMTVAFERARQINQTLGTPEPAFLALGAPSRNNTGCIAAS, encoded by the coding sequence ATGTCGCTTCGTCTCTCCCGGCGTTCGGCTCTCAAAGGGGCGGGTGCACTCGCCCTCACCGCGGCGGCGACCGGCGCCATCAAGGCCCCGGCGATCGCCCAGAACACCCCGATCCGTCTCGGCTCGGTCACGACGCTCGAAGGTCCGTTCGCGACCGGCGGGCAAGACGCCTATCGCGCGATGGAAATGCTGCTCCAAGCCGACAACTTCACCATCGGCGGGCGCCGCATCGAATGGACGCGCGAATCCTCGAACGCGCAGGCCGACGTGGCGCTGGCCCGCGCGCGCAAACTCATCGAGCAGGACAACGTCGACATCATCGTCGGCCCGCTGTCGGGTGCGGAAGGCATCGCGCTGAAGGATTACTCGGCGACGCTGACCGGCAAGACGATCGTCAACGGCTCGTCGGGCGCTTCGGACACCACGCTGCGCAATCCATCGCGGAACTTCTTCCGCTTCAACACCGACGGCACGCAATGGATGGCGGGTCTCGGCAACTATGTGCGCCGTACGCTCAACGTGTCGGAAGTCACGGTCGTCGCGGGTGACTACGCGTTCCCCTACGCGCAGGTCTTCGGCTTCAGCCTTGAATACTGCCGTGCGGGCGGCAAGGTGAATTATCTGTGGTCGCCCTTGGGCACCACCGATTTCGCCTCGCAGATCGCGCAGATCCCGCGCAGCTCGGGCGCGCTGGTCGTCGTCCATGGCGGCACCGACGGTCTGGCGTTCATGACCCAATACGCCCAGGCTGGCGGCAATCTGCCGATCATCGGCGGCTCGATCATGGCCGACCAGACCATGCTGTCGGCGCGCGGTCCCCATCGCCGCCTGATGGTGGGCATGGTGGCTTCCGGCCCGATGGCCGACGTCATCGACGATCCGATGTGGACCGATTTCGTCGCGCGCTACAAGCGCATGCCGAACGCGTTCCCGTCGCCGTCGATCCACGCGGTCAACTATTCGACCAACCTGATGGGCGTGATCCGGGCGTTGAAGGAGGTCAACGGCGACCTCTCCAACAACCAGGCCGCGTTCCAGCGCGCGCTGGCGGCGCAAAAGTTCAAGGCGCCGACCGGGGCGGATGTGTCGCTCGACCATAACCGCCAGGCGGTTTCCGACATCTTCCTGACGAAGATCGAGGAACGGGGCGGCGCGCCGATGACGGTCGCGTTCGAACGCGCGCGTCAGATCAACCAAACGCTGGGCACGCCGGAGCCGGCGTTCCTGGCGCTGGGCGCGCCCTCGCGCAACAACACGGGCTGCATCGCCGCATCCTGA
- a CDS encoding ABC transporter ATP-binding protein, whose product MTPTPAIELKNVGRRFGALQAVRDVTFDVAVGERRAVLGPNGAGKTTLFNTICGDFPPTAGTIKLFGEDISHLPAHTRARRGIGRTYQQSLLFDGLSVRDNIFVAVRGVKPNRFSFLAPGRSDAHLAQARDVAERVRLTHLLDVNVGDLSHGQRRQLEVGMALAAEPKLLMLDEPAAGLSPVERPELLRLLRDLPRDLTIVLIEHDMDVALPFADLVTVMKDGEVVVSDTPGRIQNDPVVHEIYLGHSGRKH is encoded by the coding sequence ATGACACCAACACCCGCGATCGAATTGAAGAATGTCGGCCGCCGTTTCGGCGCGTTGCAGGCCGTGCGCGACGTCACGTTCGACGTGGCGGTGGGCGAACGGCGCGCCGTGCTCGGCCCCAACGGGGCGGGCAAGACGACCTTGTTCAACACGATCTGCGGCGATTTTCCGCCGACCGCCGGCACGATCAAGCTGTTCGGCGAGGATATTTCGCATTTGCCCGCGCATACGCGCGCGCGGCGCGGTATCGGGCGTACCTACCAGCAATCGCTGCTGTTCGACGGGCTCAGCGTGCGCGACAATATTTTCGTCGCGGTGCGCGGGGTGAAACCCAACCGTTTCAGCTTCCTGGCGCCCGGCCGGTCCGATGCGCATCTCGCCCAAGCGCGCGACGTCGCCGAACGCGTGCGCCTGACGCATCTGCTGGACGTGAATGTCGGCGATTTGAGTCACGGCCAACGCCGCCAACTCGAAGTCGGGATGGCGCTCGCAGCCGAGCCGAAACTGCTGATGCTCGACGAGCCCGCCGCCGGCCTTTCGCCGGTCGAGCGGCCCGAGCTTCTACGCCTGCTGCGCGATCTGCCGCGCGATCTGACGATCGTGCTGATCGAACACGACATGGACGTCGCCTTGCCCTTCGCCGATCTGGTGACGGTGATGAAGGACGGCGAAGTCGTGGTCTCCGACACGCCCGGCCGGATCCAGAACGATCCGGTCGTGCACGAAATTTATCTCGGCCATAGCGGCCGCAAGCACTGA
- a CDS encoding phosphoenolpyruvate hydrolase family protein, which produces MPRFERKKLLAKFQNMVKKRIPIVGGGAGTGLSAKCEEAGGIDLIVIYNSGRYRMAGRGSLAGVLAYGNANDIVKDMAREVLPVVKRTPVLAGVNGTDPFAIMDHLLDELAALGFSGVQNFPTVGLIDGTFRANLEETGMGYGHEVDMIRLARQKDLLTTPYVFNPDEAVEMAKAGADIIVAHMGLTTGGAIGAETSLSLKDCPKLIDECAEAAKRVRKDVIVLCHGGPIANPDDAQFVLRNTRNCHGFYGASSMERLPTETALVEQTKRFKNVEF; this is translated from the coding sequence ATGCCCCGCTTCGAACGCAAGAAACTCCTCGCGAAGTTCCAGAACATGGTGAAGAAGCGCATTCCCATCGTCGGCGGCGGTGCGGGGACGGGCTTGTCCGCCAAATGCGAGGAAGCGGGCGGCATCGACCTGATCGTGATCTACAATTCCGGCCGCTATCGCATGGCGGGCAGGGGCTCTCTTGCCGGTGTTCTCGCCTACGGCAACGCCAACGACATCGTGAAGGATATGGCGCGCGAAGTGCTGCCGGTCGTCAAGCGCACGCCGGTGCTCGCGGGCGTCAACGGCACCGATCCCTTCGCCATCATGGATCATCTGCTCGACGAACTCGCGGCGCTGGGCTTCTCGGGCGTGCAGAATTTCCCGACCGTCGGCCTGATCGACGGCACGTTCCGCGCCAATCTCGAGGAGACGGGCATGGGCTACGGCCACGAGGTCGACATGATCCGCCTCGCGCGCCAGAAGGATCTGCTGACCACGCCTTACGTGTTCAACCCCGACGAAGCGGTCGAGATGGCGAAGGCGGGGGCCGACATTATCGTCGCGCATATGGGATTGACGACGGGCGGCGCCATCGGTGCGGAAACCTCGCTGTCCTTGAAGGATTGCCCCAAGCTGATCGACGAATGCGCGGAAGCCGCCAAGCGCGTGCGCAAGGACGTGATCGTGCTGTGTCACGGCGGGCCGATCGCGAATCCCGACGACGCGCAATTCGTGCTGCGCAATACGCGCAATTGTCACGGCTTCTACGGCGCTTCGTCGATGGAGCGTTTGCCGACCGAAACCGCGCTCGTCGAGCAGACGAAGCGCTTCAAGAACGTGGAGTTCTGA
- a CDS encoding SRPBCC family protein gives MARAYASTIIDAPVEKVWGVVRDFNGLPNWNPAIAKSKIEDGLASDVVGCVRSFHLNDGTHVRERLLSLNDADRSFSYNFETPAFPVSDYLATLRVIPVTAGDRSFVEWEATFEEPANERGKYEAIVSRDVFAGGLASLATAVAKAETPVGAKRWKGRRPAKVFASTVIRGATKDVWPILRDFAGMGEWHSDITKMHMLDGKRSDQVSGVREFLFGEGLLHEELLHVCDRTRSFSYRINKSPMPWLEYVAGARLYPITDRNHTFAVWTADWDASANDDVELIPTVHNNVFLKAFDTIDAKYFGGGK, from the coding sequence ATGGCCCGCGCCTATGCCAGCACGATCATCGATGCGCCCGTCGAGAAGGTCTGGGGCGTCGTCCGCGATTTCAACGGCCTGCCGAATTGGAATCCGGCGATCGCGAAAAGCAAAATCGAGGACGGGCTCGCGTCCGACGTCGTCGGCTGCGTGCGCAGCTTCCATCTGAACGACGGCACGCATGTGCGCGAGCGTCTGCTGAGCCTCAACGACGCCGATCGCAGCTTCAGCTACAATTTCGAAACGCCGGCATTTCCGGTGAGCGATTATCTCGCCACGCTGCGGGTGATCCCGGTCACGGCGGGCGACCGCAGCTTCGTCGAATGGGAAGCGACGTTCGAGGAACCGGCCAACGAGCGCGGCAAATACGAAGCGATCGTGTCGCGCGACGTGTTCGCGGGCGGCCTCGCCTCGCTCGCGACCGCGGTCGCGAAGGCCGAAACGCCGGTGGGTGCCAAACGCTGGAAAGGCCGGCGCCCGGCGAAGGTTTTCGCTTCGACCGTCATCCGGGGGGCCACGAAAGACGTGTGGCCCATCTTGCGCGATTTCGCGGGCATGGGCGAATGGCATTCCGACATCACGAAGATGCATATGCTCGACGGCAAGCGGTCGGATCAGGTTTCGGGCGTGCGCGAATTCCTGTTCGGCGAGGGCTTGCTGCACGAGGAATTGCTGCATGTCTGCGACCGCACGCGCAGCTTTTCCTACCGCATCAACAAAAGCCCGATGCCGTGGCTCGAATACGTCGCGGGCGCGCGGCTCTATCCGATCACCGACCGCAATCACACCTTCGCCGTGTGGACCGCCGATTGGGACGCCAGCGCCAACGACGATGTCGAGTTGATCCCGACGGTCCACAACAACGTGTTCCTCAAGGCGTTCGACACGATCGACGCCAAGTATTTCGGCGGCGGCAAATGA
- a CDS encoding ABC transporter ATP-binding protein codes for MTSPLLEIVDLQVHYGRAHVLQGVSLRLSRGVLGVIGRNGMGKTTLCQTIIGLKAATSGSIKFMGQELIGLPPNKIANLGIGYVPQGRRTWPSLTVDEHLRLVAQKRPPAGGWTIERVYATFPRLAERRRNGGTQLSGGEQQMLAIGRALLLNPRLLVMDEPTEGLAPVIVEQVEALLKSLAADGSLAVLLVEQNLGVATATAETVAIVVNGGIAREMPAADLAADRELQERLLGTRVDA; via the coding sequence ATGACATCGCCGCTGCTGGAGATCGTCGATCTTCAGGTCCATTACGGGCGGGCCCATGTGCTGCAAGGCGTGTCGCTGCGCTTGTCGCGCGGCGTGCTGGGCGTGATCGGCCGCAACGGCATGGGCAAAACGACCTTATGCCAGACGATCATCGGCCTGAAGGCGGCGACATCCGGCTCGATCAAATTCATGGGGCAAGAATTGATCGGCCTGCCGCCCAACAAGATCGCCAATCTCGGCATCGGCTACGTGCCGCAAGGGCGGCGTACTTGGCCGTCGCTGACGGTCGACGAACATTTGCGCTTGGTCGCGCAGAAGCGTCCGCCCGCGGGCGGCTGGACGATCGAGCGCGTCTACGCGACGTTTCCGCGCCTCGCCGAGCGGCGGCGCAATGGCGGCACGCAGCTTTCCGGCGGCGAACAGCAGATGCTGGCGATCGGCCGCGCCTTGCTGCTCAACCCGCGTCTTCTGGTGATGGACGAGCCGACCGAAGGCCTTGCTCCGGTCATCGTCGAGCAGGTCGAGGCGCTGCTGAAAAGCCTCGCCGCCGACGGTTCGCTCGCGGTGTTGCTGGTCGAGCAGAATTTGGGCGTGGCGACCGCGACGGCCGAGACCGTCGCGATCGTCGTCAACGGCGGTATCGCGCGCGAAATGCCGGCCGCCGATCTGGCCGCCGACCGCGAATTGCAGGAACGCCTGCTCGGCACCCGCGTCGACGCATAA
- a CDS encoding Tm-1-like ATP-binding domain-containing protein, with protein sequence MPAQNRVYVVGTYDTKSRELLYMKALLDRAGVAALSVDLSTSGKESSADIKPEEIAAHHPHGISAVFTGDRGASVSAMTVAFERFVATRDDIGGMLSAGGSGGTALATPGMRALPVGVPKIMVSTVASGDVGRYVGPADIMMMYSVVDVQGLNRISERVLANAAHAMAGMASNAIEASAQTKPTLGMTMFGVTTPCVQELQRLLSPDYDCLVFHATGTGGQSMEKLADSGLLEGVIDATTTEVCDHLFGGVFPCTDDRLGAFARTRIPYVGSCGALDMVNFGPLETVPAKYKGRNLYVHNPQVTLMRTTAEENAQMGEWIAERLNRCEGPVRFLIPEGGVSLIDAPGKPFHDPAADAALFDALARRFKSAGDRQLMRLPFAINDPEFAKALAETYLRIKG encoded by the coding sequence ATGCCTGCGCAGAACCGCGTCTATGTCGTCGGCACCTACGACACCAAGTCGCGCGAGCTTCTCTATATGAAAGCGCTGCTCGACCGTGCGGGTGTGGCGGCGCTGTCGGTCGATCTGTCGACCTCGGGCAAGGAATCTTCCGCCGACATCAAGCCGGAGGAAATCGCGGCGCATCATCCCCACGGGATTTCGGCCGTGTTCACCGGCGATCGCGGCGCATCGGTCTCGGCGATGACCGTCGCGTTCGAGCGTTTCGTGGCGACGCGCGACGATATCGGCGGCATGCTGTCCGCCGGTGGATCGGGCGGGACGGCGCTGGCCACACCGGGGATGCGCGCTTTGCCGGTCGGCGTGCCCAAAATCATGGTCTCGACCGTCGCGTCGGGCGATGTCGGGCGCTATGTCGGCCCCGCCGATATCATGATGATGTATTCGGTTGTCGATGTGCAGGGACTCAACCGTATTTCCGAACGCGTGCTCGCCAACGCCGCGCATGCGATGGCGGGCATGGCGTCGAACGCGATCGAAGCGTCGGCGCAGACCAAACCCACGCTGGGGATGACGATGTTCGGCGTCACCACGCCCTGCGTGCAGGAATTGCAGCGGCTGCTGTCGCCCGATTACGATTGCCTCGTCTTCCATGCGACGGGGACCGGCGGTCAGTCGATGGAAAAGCTGGCCGATTCTGGTTTGCTCGAAGGCGTGATCGACGCGACGACGACCGAGGTTTGCGACCATCTATTCGGCGGCGTGTTTCCTTGCACCGACGACCGGCTCGGCGCCTTCGCGCGTACGCGCATTCCCTATGTCGGATCGTGCGGCGCGCTCGACATGGTCAATTTCGGGCCGCTCGAGACCGTGCCGGCGAAGTACAAAGGCCGCAATCTTTACGTCCATAATCCGCAAGTCACGCTGATGCGCACGACGGCGGAGGAAAACGCGCAAATGGGCGAATGGATCGCGGAACGCCTGAACCGTTGCGAAGGTCCGGTGCGGTTCCTCATTCCGGAAGGCGGGGTGTCGCTGATCGATGCGCCGGGCAAGCCATTCCACGATCCCGCCGCCGATGCCGCGTTGTTCGACGCGTTGGCGCGGCGCTTCAAAAGTGCGGGCGACCGCCAGTTGATGCGTTTGCCGTTCGCGATCAACGATCCCGAATTCGCCAAAGCGTTGGCGGAGACCTATTTGCGCATCAAGGGCTGA
- a CDS encoding LacI family DNA-binding transcriptional regulator, with protein sequence MSKALNGTGFVSEELLARVVAAANQLGYAPHASARSLRSGASRILGLLVADITNPFFLTLVDALEKRASEAGYSVILCNSAEDPERERRNLQLLLSQRADGMILVPTRDSWAGRIAALTRLPFPAILLDRRLDGLDFDSVTIDNRMAGALAAEHLHALGHRKVAVIMGSPEMAIARHRVDGFREAFARQGVLLEESFVEKMAFDEAAAFRAAQRLIARPDRPTAIIATNNHLALGMLRAVADAGLSVPRDLSVMAIDDLPWFDVIRPRVSVVVQPSEAMANRCMETLLERVRSANGRVLPAEQIVLEPALLVRDSTARPISP encoded by the coding sequence GTGTCGAAAGCGCTGAACGGCACGGGTTTCGTCAGCGAGGAACTCCTCGCCCGCGTCGTCGCCGCCGCGAATCAACTCGGCTACGCGCCGCATGCCAGCGCGCGCAGTTTGCGCAGCGGTGCGAGCCGCATTCTCGGCTTGCTCGTCGCCGACATCACCAACCCGTTCTTCCTCACGCTCGTCGATGCGCTGGAGAAGCGCGCGAGCGAGGCCGGCTATTCGGTCATCCTGTGCAACAGCGCCGAAGACCCCGAGCGCGAGCGGCGCAATCTGCAACTGCTGCTGTCGCAGCGCGCCGACGGCATGATCCTGGTGCCGACGCGCGACAGTTGGGCCGGGCGGATCGCCGCCCTCACCCGCTTGCCCTTCCCCGCGATCTTGCTGGATCGGCGGCTCGACGGGCTCGATTTCGACTCCGTCACGATCGACAACCGGATGGCGGGCGCGCTGGCGGCCGAGCATCTCCACGCGCTCGGCCACCGCAAAGTCGCGGTCATCATGGGCTCACCGGAAATGGCGATCGCGCGCCACCGCGTCGACGGGTTCCGCGAAGCCTTCGCGCGCCAGGGCGTGTTGCTCGAGGAAAGCTTCGTCGAGAAAATGGCGTTCGACGAAGCCGCCGCCTTCCGCGCGGCTCAGCGCCTGATCGCCCGGCCCGACCGGCCGACCGCGATCATCGCGACCAACAACCATTTGGCGCTGGGCATGTTGCGCGCCGTCGCCGATGCGGGGCTGTCGGTGCCGCGCGACCTTTCGGTCATGGCGATCGACGATCTGCCGTGGTTCGACGTTATCCGGCCGCGCGTCAGCGTCGTCGTGCAGCCATCCGAGGCCATGGCCAATCGCTGCATGGAAACGCTGCTCGAACGCGTCCGCTCCGCGAATGGCCGCGTGTTGCCCGCCGAACAGATCGTTCTGGAGCCCGCGTTGCTCGTCCGCGATTCGACCGCGCGGCCGATCAGCCCTTGA
- a CDS encoding ABC transporter permease, producing the protein MLGYVAVRLLSAIPVLGIVAVFVFFLLTMIPGDPAQVIAGDFASPEQVQQIRAALQLDRPLAERFVAWALRLASGDFGKSLFSGIPVAQLVGQRIEPTLMLATMTVCIAVVIAVPLGLVAAYKPGGWVARVSMTTAVLGFSLPVFIVAYLLVYPFALGLRWFPVQGYVPLSQGLWACLHSLTLPALALSLLYIALIARVTRAAVLEVLREDYVRTAHAKGLAERRVLVRHVLRNAAVPVVTVVGIGFAALLGGVVVTETIFSIPGLGRLTADSILRRDYPVVQALILLFSTVYVVVNLGVDLIYAAIDPRIRY; encoded by the coding sequence TTGCTGGGCTATGTCGCGGTCCGGTTGCTCTCGGCCATACCCGTGCTCGGCATCGTCGCGGTCTTCGTCTTCTTTCTTTTGACGATGATCCCGGGCGATCCCGCACAGGTGATCGCCGGCGATTTCGCGTCGCCCGAGCAAGTCCAGCAAATCCGCGCGGCCCTTCAGCTCGATCGGCCGCTCGCCGAACGTTTCGTCGCTTGGGCGCTGCGCCTGGCGAGCGGCGATTTCGGCAAGTCGCTGTTCTCCGGCATTCCGGTCGCCCAGCTTGTCGGCCAGCGCATCGAGCCGACTTTGATGCTGGCGACGATGACCGTATGCATCGCCGTCGTGATCGCCGTGCCGCTCGGTCTCGTCGCCGCCTATAAGCCCGGCGGATGGGTCGCGCGCGTGTCGATGACCACGGCGGTCCTCGGCTTCTCGCTGCCCGTGTTCATCGTCGCTTATCTGCTCGTCTATCCGTTCGCGCTGGGACTGCGCTGGTTTCCGGTGCAAGGCTATGTGCCGCTGTCGCAAGGGCTGTGGGCGTGCCTGCATAGCCTGACGCTGCCCGCGCTGGCGCTGTCGCTCCTCTATATCGCGTTGATCGCACGCGTCACCCGCGCGGCGGTCTTGGAAGTGCTGCGCGAGGATTACGTGCGCACCGCCCATGCCAAGGGCCTCGCGGAACGGCGTGTTCTGGTGCGCCACGTGTTGCGTAATGCCGCCGTGCCGGTCGTCACCGTGGTCGGCATCGGGTTCGCCGCCTTGCTCGGCGGCGTGGTGGTGACAGAAACGATCTTCAGCATTCCCGGTCTCGGTCGGTTGACGGCGGACTCCATCCTGCGCCGCGACTATCCGGTCGTGCAGGCGCTGATCCTGCTGTTCTCGACCGTCTATGTCGTGGTCAATCTCGGCGTCGATCTGATCTACGCCGCGATCGACCCGCGGATCCGGTACTGA